The genomic interval TGACGTCTATTAACATCGGTGGAGCAGTCGCAGCAGTATCAACATATGAAATATTGGGCTTAGCCCCTCTTACCATACCAACGTGGGGAGGCATGCTGAACGGGTTCCTTGGCGATTATTATGGCATTTCCAAATACCCATGGATATATGTTCCAGCATTGTTGGCATTAACATTGTTTATTCTTGCATTCATATTTATCTCCCGCGGTATCGATGAAGTTGCAAATCCAAGGCTTGGTGGTAGAAAATGATGGAAAATATTGAAAATGAATACAATTATACTGGAAATACAATATTAAAAGTTGAGAATTTAAATGTCAACTTTAAAACTTTTAATGGTACGGTTAAAGCTCTAAGAAACATTAATTTAGAGTTAAAAGATGGCGAAATACTTGGTATACTTGGCGAATCAGGTTCAGGTAAAAGTACACTGGCACTCGCTATAATGTCACTTTTGCCTGATAATGCTTTAATAGATGGTTCAATATTGTTTAAAGGTAATAATTATATAAACGAATCAAAAAAATTGACCCGGAAACAACAGAAAGAAATTGATGCAAAGCTCAGAAATATGAGATGGAAGGACATCTCTATGATATTTCAAGGCGCTATGAATTCATTTAATCCGGTTTATACTATCGGGAAGCAGATTGGTGAAGTATTTAGAATCCATACAAATTTATCAAAAGAGGAAATAAATAAAAAAGTAATTGATGTATTAAAAATTGCTGGATTAACTCCCAATGTAATGAAATCCTACCCGCACGAATTGTCCGGAGGCATGAAGCAACGGGCAGTAATAGCAATGGCACTTGCCTTAAATCCCAATATAGTTATTGCTGATGAACCGACCACTGGCCTGGATGTAATAACACAGGCCGAAATAATCTCTCAAATTAAAAAATTACGGGATACTGGATTAATAAAATCCATGATAATAATATCCCATGACATTGGAGTTGTGTCGCAACTTGCAGATCATATAGCTGTTTTCTATGCCGGGCAAATAATGGAATATGGGAAATCTAGAGATATATATCTTGAATCTAAAAATCCGTATACAATAGAACTCTTAAAAAGCTATCCCAGTATTTTACATGCAAAAAATCATGTAGAAGGAATTCCCGGCAGATTGCCAGACCCAACAAATTTGCCTGCTGGTTGTAAATTTGCAGATCGCTGTTATATGGCCCAGGATATATGCAGAAAAATAGAACCGGAAAAAGCATATGTTTCCGGTGAACATTACAGTTATTGTCATTTTGTAAACAATATTCAGGCAAATTCATTAACTAGCAATATTGACACCAATTTTTCCCCCGGCTCATATAATATAATAACGGTACAGGATTTAACTAAATATTTCTATCTAAAAAACAATATGATGTCATCATTATATTCAAAGAATAATGCACATGTGCGGGCTGTTGACCATGTAAGTTTGGATATAAAGAAAGGTGAAATTTTAGGGATAGTTGGTGAATCAGGTTCAGGTAAAAGCACACTTGCTAGGCTGTTAATAGGTATTTTAAAGCCAACATCCGGCGATATTGAGTTTTTCTTTGATGAAACTCAGCATGCGAATGTTAGTAAGCTAAAGAGGAAACATGAAGATTATAAAGAATTTAGAAAAAATACACAAATGATATTTCAAGACCCATTCGATTCATTGAATCCAAAAATGACTGTTTTTAATATCGTTTCTGAACCTATAATAGGGCATAACGCGTTAAAAGATTATTCCGAAATGGAAGCTATGGTTAATGAAGCACTGGCTAAATCTGATCTATATCCGCCTGAAGCTTATCTTGATAGATACCCATATGAATTATCAGGTGGCGAAAGACAAAGAGTTGGAATTGCAAGGGCAATTGTCTTGAAGTCAAATTTTATTATTGCAGATGAACCCACATCCATGCTTGACGTTTCATTAAGAGCCTCATTTATGAATAAGTTAAATGAAATAAGAAAGAAAGATCAATTGACAATAGTATATATATCACACGACATTGCATCAGTTTATTATTTATCTGATAGAATAGCAGTTATGTACCTGGGCGTAGTTGTTGAAATCGGAGATGCAAATGAAATAATAACAAATTCCTTACATCCATATACAAAGGCATTAATAAAATCTGTTCCATCTCCCACACCTGAATGGGATCCCGGTAAAATTGATATAATTGGCGAGATCGGCAATTCAATAAATGTGCCAAAAGGTTGCAGATTTTTTAACCGCTGCGTTTACAGGAAGGATATATGTAAGGATACTCCACCACCGGTAAAAGGCGACAGTAATCATTGGTACAGGTGCCATTTTACAGAAGATGAATTGGTGTCAATAAAAAATGAAAGAAATAAATAAAATAAGACTAAAAATAAGTTTTATACCAATTGCTATACTTATAATTTTAATATTTTTACCTTTGCCTTTTTATTTCGCTGGCCTATTTAGTTATTTTAAAATTATGCCATTGATAATATTAATTAGTGCATTTTTTATATTTTTTGTAGGGGCATGGTGGGATTTTGGGGCTAATGAATATATTAAAAATTTAATTGTTGGGCATGTGGAGCTATCTGAGAACGATTTAAAATATATTAATAGGCAGCAACTAATTATAACATTAATCTACATTCTCATAGGATTGCTATATATCTCGATAGCATTTGTATTGAATTCCATTTAATAGTTTTGGTTTATTTTAATATTTACGGGAACTAGGTATGTGTCTAATGGCTATGTGGAATAATACAAATTTATGAATGCTAATCGTGATGTTTTTATTCTAAACAAATATGTGACAATGTTGCTACGTGAAATTCGATATACTACAACTTTCTTTTGTTGCATTTCTCAACAACCAAACAATATCCATATCCCATCATATGTATCTTTTTATTATTATATTATATGGCTTATTATTCAGTTTTCGCAATATATATAATATCCTTCTATCATCATATCATCGAATTGTTATTGATAGATATTTTAGATTTGCGCAAAATTATGTATGCAATATTTTATTTTTACATTGCATTTGCGATAAGTTTTTAATAATAACGTATTAACTCTCAGAATTTAAGCGAAAGATTTATATTAAATTACTTATTACTACTTTTAATGACTTATAATAAGAAACAAAAACTATTGATAGTGTTTGCTATTTTGGTAGCAGCAATATTTGTAATGGAACCGCTATATGGAAATATAGGCAATAATAACCAAGCCCCCTCAACATCTATTTCTTCTTCAATTCCGCTTATATCAGGAGCATCAGCATCTCCATCGTCATATACATATCCAACAAACACATCCGGAGAACCAGGATATACCGGTGGTACTTTTAAATTGGCCCAAATTGGAAATCCGAATAACTTAAATCCATTTGAAGCTGATACAGTTTGTGATTTATACATTTTGGATTCAATTTATAGTTCCGCCACAGATGAACTACCTAACGGAACAATAATACCCTGTTTAGCAACTTCATATAATGTCACTTTAGCTCCTGCTAATATGACTACTTTTGATCCAATGACAGGTGGTAATTCCTCCGTTGCTGAAATATGGACAGTACATATAAGGCCCGGTGTTCAGTGGGATGACTGGACATCTGCTAATGCTGATTCCACATATGTATATAGCAACTCCACATCTTTCTACAATGAAACTGGTATACCATATACCCATACCTATAAGGAAGTGTATAACGCTAGTACAGGGAAGTTCCAGAAAGAGTCTAATATAGTAATGAAAACAAATTATGTTCAGGCAGCGGATTTTGTACTGTCCTGGAAAATACTATCAGAATCCACTGAGTATGACGGTTCATATATTGGTGTCGTTAATGTAATGCCAGTTAACAATTTAACCGTCGATTTCTACTTATCTAAACCATCAGCGACTTTTGTACCATACACCCTTGAAACACCTATATTACCCTATCATATATGGGTAAGCCATGATTATGCAAGTGCAGGAAGCGGATACTGGAATGAAACAGCAGCTACAGCCGCAACACCCGCTAATGGTTCATATAACGAGTGGGATTTAGGCCACTCTGGACCTTTTGGAGGCACCAATGGAGAATATCCCGGGTTAGTTGGTTCTGGACCCTTCATGATGAACGGTGGATATGGAATGCCAGTAGGAAAAGTATTTACAAGTGATTATTGGCAAGTTTATGAGAACCCTAATTATTTCATGCAATATGTTACTGGTAAATATTTATGGACACATGAGTTTATTCCCAAAATATTTTCTGAAAAGGTGTATATATTCTCTAGTCCCTCATCAGCCGTAGGTGCTTTAAGTACAGGCAAGGTAGATGCAATAGAAAGTGATCTATCTTCAGAGTTTGTATCTACTGCAGACCAGATACCGAACGTACATGTATTTGAAAAACCATCTACTGGGTACGCATACTTTAAATTTAATTCGTATAGTGCGGATGCAC from Ferroplasma acidiphilum carries:
- a CDS encoding ABC transporter ATP-binding protein, which gives rise to MMENIENEYNYTGNTILKVENLNVNFKTFNGTVKALRNINLELKDGEILGILGESGSGKSTLALAIMSLLPDNALIDGSILFKGNNYINESKKLTRKQQKEIDAKLRNMRWKDISMIFQGAMNSFNPVYTIGKQIGEVFRIHTNLSKEEINKKVIDVLKIAGLTPNVMKSYPHELSGGMKQRAVIAMALALNPNIVIADEPTTGLDVITQAEIISQIKKLRDTGLIKSMIIISHDIGVVSQLADHIAVFYAGQIMEYGKSRDIYLESKNPYTIELLKSYPSILHAKNHVEGIPGRLPDPTNLPAGCKFADRCYMAQDICRKIEPEKAYVSGEHYSYCHFVNNIQANSLTSNIDTNFSPGSYNIITVQDLTKYFYLKNNMMSSLYSKNNAHVRAVDHVSLDIKKGEILGIVGESGSGKSTLARLLIGILKPTSGDIEFFFDETQHANVSKLKRKHEDYKEFRKNTQMIFQDPFDSLNPKMTVFNIVSEPIIGHNALKDYSEMEAMVNEALAKSDLYPPEAYLDRYPYELSGGERQRVGIARAIVLKSNFIIADEPTSMLDVSLRASFMNKLNEIRKKDQLTIVYISHDIASVYYLSDRIAVMYLGVVVEIGDANEIITNSLHPYTKALIKSVPSPTPEWDPGKIDIIGEIGNSINVPKGCRFFNRCVYRKDICKDTPPPVKGDSNHWYRCHFTEDELVSIKNERNK